The following coding sequences are from one Streptomyces sp. V3I7 window:
- a CDS encoding DUF1990 family protein, producing the protein MAFTYEAVGATREDLTACPPGFRPLNVRTRIGEGEPVFRRATEALFTWEMHRAMGIGMNTDADRAAPGVDVTVSIAGVLKGPCRVVWTRQEARKAGWAYGTLENHPECGEEAFVLDRTGDGTVWLTVAAFSRPAAWYARAAGPAARGFQHAYARRCGTVLRRLCAEVAED; encoded by the coding sequence ATGGCCTTCACCTACGAGGCGGTCGGCGCGACCCGCGAGGACCTCACCGCCTGCCCGCCCGGCTTCCGCCCCCTGAACGTCCGTACCCGCATCGGCGAGGGCGAGCCGGTGTTCCGCCGGGCCACCGAGGCGCTCTTCACCTGGGAGATGCACCGCGCGATGGGCATCGGCATGAACACCGACGCCGACCGCGCGGCCCCCGGCGTCGACGTCACGGTCAGCATCGCCGGCGTGCTCAAGGGCCCCTGCCGCGTCGTCTGGACACGGCAGGAGGCCCGCAAGGCCGGCTGGGCCTACGGCACCCTGGAGAACCATCCCGAGTGCGGCGAGGAGGCCTTCGTCCTCGACCGCACCGGCGACGGCACCGTCTGGCTCACGGTCGCCGCCTTCAGCCGCCCGGCCGCCTGGTACGCCCGCGCCGCCGGCCCCGCCGCCCGCGGCTTCCAGCACGCGTACGCGCGCCGGTGCGGGACGGTGCTGCGCAGGCTGTGCGCGGAGGTCGCCGAGGACTGA
- a CDS encoding M4 family metallopeptidase, with protein sequence MSPLHVRRKHTTLAIATAVAAGALLCTGLTTSASAQTPAGTTAATRQPLAAAPTALTATARTALIQQARSDSAETARSIGLGAKEKLVVKDVVKDADGTLHTRYERTYAGLPVLGGDLVVHTSKTGKTEGVTKATKSTIKVASLKPLVDSAKAEKQALTAAKAAGSDKATADNAPRKVIWAGSGKPVLAYETVVGGLQDDGTPNQLHVITDAATGKKLYEYQGVETGTGKTLYSGTVGLNTTLSGSTYQLYDTTRGGHKTYNKAHTTSTTAGTLFTDADDVWGTGTASSSTSDQTAAADAAYGAQVTWDFYKNTFGRSGIKNNGVAAYSRVHYGNAYVNAFWDDSCFCMTYGDGSGNTHPLTSIDVAGHEMSHGVTSNTAGLNYSGESGGLNEATSDIFGTGVEFAAGNASDVGDYLIGEKININGDGTPLRYMDKPSKDGGSADYWSSSVGGLDVHYSSGVANHFFYLLSEGSGSKTINGVTYNSPTSNGSTVTGIGRAKALQIWYKALTTYFTSTTNYQGARTGTLSAAAAFYGSGSAEYNAVAAAWSGVNVN encoded by the coding sequence GTGAGCCCCCTCCACGTGCGTCGCAAGCACACCACTCTTGCCATCGCCACCGCTGTGGCCGCCGGAGCGCTGCTCTGCACCGGCCTGACCACCAGCGCCTCCGCCCAGACCCCGGCCGGCACCACGGCCGCCACCCGCCAGCCGCTGGCCGCCGCCCCGACGGCGCTCACCGCGACGGCCCGCACCGCCCTGATCCAGCAGGCGCGGTCCGACTCCGCCGAGACCGCACGCTCCATAGGCCTCGGCGCCAAGGAGAAGCTGGTCGTCAAGGACGTCGTCAAGGACGCCGACGGCACCCTCCACACCCGCTACGAGCGCACCTACGCGGGCCTGCCGGTCCTCGGCGGTGACCTGGTCGTCCACACCTCCAAGACCGGCAAGACCGAGGGCGTCACCAAGGCGACGAAGAGCACCATCAAGGTGGCCTCGCTCAAGCCGCTCGTCGACTCGGCCAAGGCCGAGAAGCAGGCGCTGACCGCCGCCAAGGCCGCGGGCTCCGACAAGGCCACCGCGGACAACGCCCCGCGCAAGGTGATCTGGGCCGGCTCCGGCAAGCCCGTCCTCGCCTACGAGACCGTCGTCGGCGGCCTCCAGGACGACGGCACGCCCAACCAGCTGCACGTCATCACCGACGCGGCCACCGGCAAGAAGCTCTACGAGTACCAGGGCGTCGAGACCGGCACCGGCAAGACCCTCTACTCGGGCACGGTCGGCCTGAACACCACGCTGTCGGGCTCGACGTACCAGCTGTACGACACGACGCGCGGCGGCCACAAGACCTACAACAAGGCCCACACCACCAGCACCACCGCGGGCACCCTGTTCACCGACGCGGACGACGTCTGGGGCACCGGTACGGCCTCCAGCTCGACCTCCGACCAGACCGCCGCCGCCGACGCCGCCTACGGCGCGCAGGTGACGTGGGACTTCTACAAGAACACCTTCGGGCGCAGCGGCATCAAGAACAACGGCGTCGCGGCGTACTCGCGCGTCCACTACGGCAACGCCTACGTCAACGCCTTCTGGGACGACAGCTGCTTCTGCATGACGTACGGCGACGGGTCGGGCAACACCCACCCGCTGACGTCGATCGACGTCGCCGGCCACGAGATGAGCCACGGTGTCACCTCCAACACCGCGGGCCTCAACTACTCCGGTGAGTCCGGCGGCCTGAACGAGGCCACCTCCGACATCTTCGGCACCGGCGTCGAGTTCGCCGCCGGCAACGCCTCCGACGTCGGCGACTACCTCATCGGCGAGAAGATCAACATCAACGGCGACGGCACCCCGCTGCGCTACATGGACAAGCCCAGCAAGGACGGCGGCTCGGCGGACTACTGGTCCTCCTCGGTCGGCGGTCTGGACGTCCACTACTCCTCCGGTGTCGCCAACCACTTCTTCTACCTGCTGTCCGAGGGCAGCGGCTCGAAGACGATCAACGGCGTCACCTACAACTCGCCCACGTCCAACGGCTCCACGGTCACCGGCATCGGCCGCGCCAAGGCGCTGCAGATCTGGTACAAGGCGCTGACCACGTACTTCACCTCCACCACGAACTACCAGGGCGCCCGCACCGGCACCCTGAGCGCGGCCGCGGCCTTCTACGGCTCCGGCAGCGCCGAGTACAACGCGGTGGCGGCCGCCTGGTCCGGCGTCAACGTGAACTAG
- a CDS encoding M4 family metallopeptidase: MRTSSPRRRTSHTSGRRTAAVALAGVAALVAAAVQSGAASAAPADKAPTGKINRAHAAVRLTPAERAGLLRDAGDDRAATARAIGLGAREKLVVRDVVKDGDGTLHTRYERTYAGLPVLGGDLIVDTAESGAVTRVVKATKADVRVSGLTPSVTRAAAERQAVARARALGGSKSAADGARKVIWAGSGKPVLAYETVVGGLQDDGTPNQLHVVTDATTGKKLYEYQGIETGVGNTQYSGQVSLTTTLSGSTYTLNDGARGGHKTYNLNHGTLGTGTLFSQTSDTWGNGTTSNAATAGADAHYGAAVTWDFYKNTFGRSGIKNNGVGAYSRTHYGNAYVNAFWDDSCFCMTYGDGSANAKPLTSIDVAGHEMSHGVTSNTAGLNYSGESGGLNEATSDIFGTGVEFAAANASDVGDYLIGEKIDINGNGTPLRYMDKPSKDGASKDSWYSGIGSVDVHYSSGPANHFFYLLSEGSGAKVINGISYNSPTADGLPVTGIGRDKALQIWYRALTTKWTSTTNYAGARTGTLAAAGELYGTTSAEYKAVQDAWAGVAVGSRSGGGGTGTSYENTTPLSIPDNGPAVTSSITVSGRTGNAPSNLQVYVDITHTWRGDLVIDLIGPSGASYRLKNFSSSDSADNVNETYTVNASSEPANGTWKLKVQDQATYDVGTLNSWKLTFP, translated from the coding sequence TTGAGAACCAGTTCGCCTCGCAGACGCACCTCCCACACCTCCGGGCGACGCACCGCCGCCGTCGCCCTCGCCGGTGTCGCCGCGCTGGTCGCCGCGGCCGTCCAGTCGGGCGCGGCGAGCGCCGCCCCGGCGGACAAGGCACCGACCGGCAAGATCAACCGGGCCCACGCGGCGGTCAGGCTGACCCCCGCCGAGCGCGCCGGGCTGCTCCGCGACGCTGGGGACGACCGGGCCGCCACCGCCAGGGCGATCGGCCTCGGCGCCCGGGAGAAGCTGGTCGTCCGGGACGTCGTCAAGGACGGCGACGGCACGCTGCACACCCGCTACGAGCGCACGTACGCCGGTCTCCCGGTCCTCGGCGGCGACCTGATCGTCGACACCGCCGAGTCGGGCGCGGTCACCCGGGTCGTCAAGGCGACCAAGGCCGACGTGAGGGTCTCCGGCCTGACCCCGTCCGTCACCCGGGCGGCGGCCGAGCGGCAGGCGGTCGCGCGGGCCAGGGCCCTCGGCGGGAGCAAGTCCGCGGCCGACGGTGCGCGCAAGGTGATCTGGGCCGGCTCGGGCAAACCCGTCCTCGCCTACGAGACCGTCGTCGGCGGCCTCCAGGACGACGGCACGCCCAACCAGCTGCACGTCGTCACCGACGCCACGACCGGCAAGAAGCTCTACGAGTACCAGGGCATCGAGACCGGCGTCGGCAACACCCAGTACAGCGGCCAGGTCTCGCTGACGACCACGCTGTCGGGGTCGACGTACACGCTGAACGACGGGGCGCGCGGCGGCCACAAGACGTACAACCTCAACCACGGCACGCTGGGCACCGGCACGCTGTTCTCGCAGACCAGCGACACGTGGGGCAACGGCACCACCTCGAACGCCGCCACCGCGGGCGCCGACGCGCACTACGGCGCGGCGGTCACCTGGGACTTCTACAAGAACACCTTCGGGCGCAGCGGCATCAAGAACAACGGCGTGGGCGCGTACTCGCGGACCCACTACGGCAACGCCTACGTCAACGCCTTCTGGGACGACAGCTGCTTCTGCATGACCTACGGCGACGGGTCGGCCAACGCCAAGCCGCTGACCTCCATCGACGTGGCGGGCCACGAGATGAGCCACGGCGTCACCTCCAACACGGCCGGACTCAACTACAGCGGTGAGTCGGGCGGGTTGAACGAGGCGACCTCCGACATCTTCGGCACCGGCGTGGAGTTCGCCGCGGCCAACGCCTCCGATGTCGGCGACTACCTCATCGGCGAGAAGATCGACATCAACGGCAACGGCACGCCGCTGCGGTACATGGACAAGCCGAGCAAGGACGGCGCGTCCAAGGACAGCTGGTACTCGGGGATCGGGTCGGTCGACGTCCACTACTCCTCGGGCCCCGCGAACCACTTCTTCTACCTGCTGAGCGAGGGCAGCGGCGCCAAGGTCATCAACGGCATCAGCTACAACTCGCCGACGGCGGACGGGCTTCCGGTCACCGGTATCGGCCGGGACAAGGCGCTGCAGATCTGGTACCGGGCGCTGACCACCAAGTGGACGTCCACCACCAACTACGCGGGCGCCCGCACCGGCACGCTCGCGGCGGCGGGTGAGCTGTACGGCACGACGAGCGCCGAGTACAAGGCCGTGCAGGACGCCTGGGCGGGCGTCGCGGTCGGCTCGCGCTCGGGCGGCGGCGGCACGGGCACCTCGTACGAGAACACCACGCCGCTGTCCATCCCGGACAACGGACCGGCGGTCACCTCGTCGATCACGGTGTCCGGCCGGACCGGCAACGCCCCGTCCAACCTCCAGGTGTACGTCGACATCACCCACACCTGGCGCGGTGACCTGGTGATCGACCTGATCGGCCCCTCGGGCGCGTCGTACCGCCTGAAGAACTTCAGCTCCTCCGACTCGGCGGACAACGTCAACGAGACCTACACCGTCAACGCCTCGTCGGAACCGGCCAACGGGACGTGGAAGCTGAAGGTCCAGGACCAAGCCACCTACGACGTCGGCACCCTCAACAGCTGGAAGCTGACCTTCCCGTAA
- a CDS encoding ABC transporter ATP-binding protein produces the protein MTQQKLPVAEPVDVRRAAARLVRADGRVFAGVLALNAAAAAAGLAGPWLVGRIVDAVRSGGGIAAVDRLAPVILVCAGAQLLLARWARYVAHRFGERTLGRVREEFVDRALALPASVVERAGTGDLTARGTADVTTVGTTLRDVGPELLVQGVQALFLLGAVFALDPLLGAIGMVGLVPVTFALRWYLRRARAAYLAEGAATSDVTEILAATAAGARTVEAFRLRSRRTAASREALETARRARFHTLHLRTVFFPAIDVSYLLPVAGVLLIGGVLHARGAVSVGDVVAAGLYLRQFSEPLDAVLMRVEQLQSGGASFARVEGLARAPQARPDVDDTVPDGDRIDVTGVRYAYDGGREVLRGVDLTVRPGERLAVVGPSGAGKTTLSRLIAGVDAPSTGTVTVGGVPIAGLAPERLRRQVVLVTQEHHVFLGTVRDNLLIAETAATDGQLWATLAAVGADDWVRDLPDALDTLLGPDGCATDGSRAQQLALARVVLADPHTLILDEATALLDPATARHTERALAAVLEGRTVIAIAHRLHTAHDADRVAVMEDGRLRELGTHDELVAADGAYAALWRTWHGDRRA, from the coding sequence GTGACGCAGCAAAAGCTGCCCGTCGCCGAGCCCGTCGACGTACGCAGGGCCGCGGCGCGGCTCGTGCGGGCCGACGGGCGGGTCTTCGCGGGCGTCCTGGCGCTGAACGCGGCGGCGGCCGCGGCGGGGCTGGCGGGGCCGTGGCTGGTCGGACGGATCGTGGACGCGGTGCGGTCCGGGGGTGGCATCGCGGCGGTGGACCGTTTGGCGCCGGTCATCCTGGTGTGCGCGGGGGCGCAACTGCTGCTGGCGCGCTGGGCGCGGTACGTGGCGCACCGGTTCGGGGAGCGGACGCTGGGGCGGGTGCGAGAGGAGTTCGTCGACCGGGCGCTGGCGCTGCCCGCCTCGGTGGTGGAGCGGGCCGGTACCGGCGATCTGACCGCGCGTGGCACGGCCGACGTGACGACGGTCGGGACGACTCTGCGCGACGTCGGCCCCGAACTGCTCGTCCAGGGGGTGCAGGCGCTGTTCCTGCTCGGTGCGGTGTTCGCCCTCGACCCGCTGCTGGGTGCTATCGGCATGGTGGGACTCGTGCCCGTCACCTTCGCCCTGCGCTGGTATCTGCGCCGGGCGCGGGCGGCCTATCTCGCCGAGGGGGCGGCCACCTCGGACGTCACGGAGATCCTGGCGGCGACGGCGGCCGGGGCCCGGACGGTCGAGGCGTTCCGGCTGCGGTCCCGGCGCACCGCCGCCAGCCGTGAGGCGCTGGAGACGGCCCGGCGTGCCCGCTTCCACACGCTGCATCTGCGCACGGTGTTCTTCCCGGCGATCGACGTGTCGTATCTCCTTCCCGTGGCCGGAGTTCTGCTCATCGGCGGGGTGCTGCACGCGCGCGGGGCGGTGAGCGTGGGTGACGTGGTGGCGGCGGGACTGTATCTGCGGCAGTTCAGCGAGCCGCTGGACGCGGTGCTGATGCGCGTCGAGCAACTCCAGTCAGGCGGCGCCTCCTTCGCCCGGGTCGAGGGACTCGCCCGCGCCCCGCAGGCCAGGCCGGACGTCGACGACACCGTCCCGGACGGCGACCGCATCGACGTCACCGGCGTCCGCTACGCCTACGACGGGGGCCGCGAGGTGCTGCGGGGCGTCGACCTGACCGTGCGCCCCGGCGAACGGCTCGCGGTGGTCGGCCCGTCGGGGGCGGGCAAGACGACGCTGAGCCGGCTGATCGCGGGCGTGGACGCGCCGAGCACGGGCACGGTGACGGTGGGCGGGGTGCCGATCGCGGGCCTCGCGCCGGAGCGGCTGCGCCGCCAGGTCGTACTCGTCACCCAGGAGCATCACGTGTTCCTGGGCACCGTCCGCGACAATCTGCTGATCGCCGAAACGGCCGCCACGGACGGGCAGTTGTGGGCGACCCTCGCGGCCGTCGGCGCCGACGACTGGGTGCGCGACCTGCCGGACGCCCTCGACACCCTGCTGGGCCCGGACGGCTGCGCGACGGACGGTTCGCGCGCCCAGCAACTCGCCCTGGCCCGCGTGGTGCTGGCCGACCCGCACACGCTGATCCTGGACGAGGCCACCGCCCTGCTGGACCCGGCCACCGCCCGGCACACCGAGCGCGCGCTGGCCGCCGTGCTGGAGGGGCGTACCGTCATCGCCATCGCCCACCGTCTGCACACCGCGCACGACGCGGACCGGGTGGCCGTCATGGAGGACGGGCGGCTCCGCGAACTCGGCACGCACGACGAGCTGGTGGCGGCGGACGGCGCGTACGCGGCGCTGTGGCGGACGTGGCACGGGGACCGCCGGGCCTGA
- a CDS encoding ABC transporter ATP-binding protein, whose product MIDAYEDPGTPDCRGGWRYLWWLVTRQPGRSVAGALLGSTWMVLLAATPYLMARAIDEGLEPGDMGALAGWTAALFVVGAFNAWLGVMRHRTMTRVRMDANFRTVKVVVRQAVRLGAALPGQVAAGEVVTIGVGDVQTIATALTVVGPGVGALMTYVAIAGLLLSVSVPLAVVVLLGVPLIGVVLGPLMGRLQGAETEYRERQGVLTGRIGDLAGGLRVLNGLGGKGLFADSFRRDSRRLRDQGYRVGAVTSWIEALGAGLPTLFLAVVTWLAARMTARGEISVGELVSVYGYVAVLAGWPVAMLIDVCYFLSRGVVAARRVVRLLRLEPAPDTGTAEPPAGPAALHDPESGVRVLPGRLTALTGARPADTAAVVDRLGRYAPSDVTWGDVRLEAVPLARVRERILVADHEADLFAGPLRELVRGAGEQGEAEVLNAVHTAVADDIVQGLPGGLDAPVDAQGRNLSGGQRQRVRLVRALLADPEVLLAVEPTSALDAHTEAAVAERLYGARKGRTTVVTTTSPLVLDRMDTVHYLVDGKLAASGSHGELLDGEPGYRALVARDTEIEADEEVAG is encoded by the coding sequence ATGATCGACGCGTACGAGGATCCCGGCACGCCCGACTGTCGCGGCGGCTGGCGGTACCTGTGGTGGCTGGTGACCCGGCAGCCGGGCCGGTCGGTGGCCGGTGCGCTGCTGGGCAGCACGTGGATGGTGCTGCTGGCGGCGACGCCGTACCTGATGGCCCGGGCGATCGACGAGGGCCTGGAGCCGGGTGACATGGGGGCGCTGGCGGGGTGGACGGCCGCGCTGTTCGTGGTCGGGGCGTTCAACGCGTGGCTGGGCGTCATGCGGCACCGCACGATGACCCGGGTGCGGATGGACGCCAACTTCCGCACGGTGAAGGTCGTCGTGCGTCAGGCGGTGCGGCTGGGGGCCGCGCTGCCCGGGCAGGTCGCGGCCGGGGAGGTGGTCACGATCGGCGTCGGGGACGTGCAGACGATCGCCACGGCGCTGACGGTGGTCGGGCCCGGTGTCGGCGCGCTCATGACCTACGTCGCGATCGCCGGACTGCTGCTGTCCGTCTCCGTGCCGCTGGCCGTGGTGGTGCTGCTCGGGGTGCCGCTGATCGGGGTCGTCCTGGGGCCGCTGATGGGGCGGCTGCAGGGCGCGGAGACGGAGTACCGCGAGCGGCAGGGCGTGCTGACCGGGCGGATCGGCGACCTCGCGGGCGGCCTGCGCGTGCTCAACGGCCTGGGCGGCAAGGGGCTGTTCGCGGACTCCTTCCGCCGGGACTCGCGGCGGCTGCGCGACCAGGGCTACCGGGTCGGGGCCGTCACCAGCTGGATCGAGGCGCTGGGCGCGGGGCTGCCGACGCTGTTCCTGGCCGTGGTGACCTGGCTGGCGGCGCGGATGACGGCCCGCGGGGAGATCAGCGTGGGCGAGCTGGTGTCGGTGTACGGCTATGTCGCCGTCCTGGCCGGATGGCCGGTCGCCATGCTGATCGACGTCTGCTACTTCCTGAGCCGGGGCGTGGTGGCCGCGCGGCGCGTCGTACGTCTGCTGCGGCTGGAGCCGGCGCCGGACACCGGCACCGCCGAGCCGCCGGCCGGACCGGCGGCGCTGCACGACCCCGAATCGGGTGTGCGGGTGCTGCCTGGCCGGCTGACCGCGCTGACCGGGGCGCGGCCCGCCGACACCGCCGCCGTCGTCGACCGCCTCGGCCGGTACGCGCCCTCGGACGTCACCTGGGGGGACGTACGCCTGGAGGCGGTCCCGCTGGCGCGGGTGCGCGAACGGATCCTGGTCGCCGATCACGAGGCCGACCTGTTCGCGGGCCCCCTGCGCGAACTGGTCCGCGGGGCCGGGGAACAGGGGGAGGCGGAGGTCCTGAACGCCGTGCACACGGCCGTGGCCGACGACATCGTGCAGGGCCTGCCCGGCGGGCTCGACGCGCCGGTCGACGCCCAGGGCCGCAACCTCTCGGGCGGCCAGCGTCAGCGCGTACGGCTCGTCCGGGCGCTGCTGGCCGACCCGGAAGTGCTGCTCGCCGTCGAACCGACCTCCGCGCTCGACGCCCACACCGAGGCCGCGGTGGCCGAGCGGCTGTACGGGGCGCGCAAGGGCCGTACGACCGTCGTGACGACCACCTCCCCGCTCGTCCTCGACCGCATGGACACCGTGCACTACCTGGTCGACGGCAAGCTCGCGGCGAGCGGCAGCCACGGTGAACTCCTGGACGGGGAGCCGGGATACCGGGCCCTGGTAGCGCGCGACACCGAGATCGAAGCCGACGAGGAGGTGGCCGGATGA
- a CDS encoding ABC transporter ATP-binding protein, with product MTAPTASPSTGQDDDGPRPPLAADDPFDRDTLPTPPGGTAALLRSLLAPMKARVAVTTLLLVLQQAAVQAGPLLVAYAIDRAVPAFRAHDLGPLIAVGAGYLLCALASGMLQFAFIEASARVNQDVLLDLRGRIFRHAQALSIDFHERYTSGRLISRSTTDVESLRELLSEGLQELITVILSFVSISAMLLWLDLGLGAVAVASFMPLYLLVRLYQRRAGRVFRARSTAIAAVIVKFVETMNGIRPVRAFRREAVNEADFAALNTRHERTNGDGMLEMARYVVGSRLVANAAVALIVLWGAYRVASGSLDLGLLAAAVLYLRRLYDPIDRLGMFLNSYQSAAASLEKIAGLLAQTPSVPEPSVPRALPELSGELPGRGVVFEGVRFAYRTGGEVLPRFDLSLPAGQTVAVVGSTGAGKSTLAKLLARFYDPTDGRVLLDGVDLRELTLPELRRGVVMVTQEAFLFSGTVAENIAIGRPDASREDIERAAKAIGAHEFIDALPDGYDTDVRKRGGRISAGQRQLVAFARALLADPAVLILDEATSSLDVPGERAVQRAMSTVLRGRTAVVIAHRLSTVEIADRVLVMEHGRIVEDGTPDELIAGTGRFADLHHAWRASLA from the coding sequence ATGACCGCCCCCACGGCCTCCCCCTCCACCGGCCAGGACGACGACGGTCCGCGCCCGCCCCTCGCCGCCGACGACCCCTTCGACCGCGACACGCTGCCCACGCCGCCCGGCGGGACGGCCGCCCTGCTGCGCTCGCTGCTCGCCCCCATGAAGGCCCGCGTCGCCGTCACCACCCTGCTGCTGGTGCTCCAGCAGGCCGCGGTCCAGGCGGGCCCGCTGCTGGTGGCGTACGCCATCGACCGTGCCGTCCCGGCGTTCCGCGCCCACGACCTCGGTCCGCTGATCGCGGTGGGCGCCGGCTATCTGCTGTGCGCGCTGGCCTCCGGCATGCTGCAGTTCGCGTTCATCGAGGCCTCCGCGCGCGTCAACCAGGACGTGCTGCTCGACCTGCGCGGCCGCATCTTCCGGCATGCCCAGGCGCTGAGCATCGACTTCCACGAGCGCTACACCTCCGGGCGGCTCATCTCCCGCTCCACCACGGATGTCGAGTCGCTGCGCGAGCTGCTCAGCGAGGGTCTCCAGGAACTGATCACGGTCATCCTGTCGTTCGTCTCCATCTCGGCGATGCTGCTGTGGCTGGATCTCGGTCTCGGCGCGGTCGCGGTGGCCTCCTTCATGCCGCTGTACCTCCTCGTGCGGCTCTACCAGCGGCGCGCGGGACGGGTGTTCAGGGCACGGTCCACCGCCATCGCCGCGGTGATCGTGAAGTTCGTGGAGACGATGAACGGCATCCGTCCGGTGCGCGCCTTCCGCCGCGAGGCCGTGAACGAGGCCGACTTCGCCGCCCTGAACACCCGGCACGAGCGGACCAACGGCGACGGCATGCTGGAGATGGCCCGCTACGTCGTCGGCTCCCGGCTGGTCGCCAACGCGGCCGTCGCGCTGATCGTGCTGTGGGGCGCCTACCGGGTGGCGTCCGGTTCGCTGGACCTCGGTCTGCTGGCGGCGGCGGTGCTGTATCTGCGGCGGCTGTACGACCCCATCGACCGCCTCGGCATGTTCCTCAACTCGTACCAGTCGGCGGCCGCCTCGCTGGAGAAGATCGCCGGACTGCTGGCCCAGACCCCCTCGGTGCCGGAGCCCTCGGTCCCCAGGGCGCTGCCCGAGCTGTCGGGTGAACTCCCTGGGCGTGGAGTCGTGTTCGAGGGCGTCCGTTTCGCCTACCGCACCGGCGGCGAGGTGCTCCCCCGCTTCGATCTCTCGCTCCCGGCCGGGCAGACCGTCGCGGTCGTCGGCTCCACGGGCGCGGGCAAGTCGACGCTGGCCAAGCTGCTCGCCCGCTTCTACGACCCCACCGACGGCCGGGTCCTGCTGGACGGCGTCGACCTGCGTGAACTCACCCTGCCCGAGCTGCGGCGCGGGGTGGTGATGGTGACGCAGGAGGCGTTCCTGTTCTCCGGCACGGTCGCCGAGAACATCGCCATCGGGCGGCCGGACGCCTCCCGTGAGGACATCGAGCGGGCGGCGAAGGCGATCGGCGCGCACGAGTTCATCGACGCGCTGCCCGACGGCTACGACACGGACGTCCGCAAGCGGGGCGGACGTATCTCCGCGGGCCAGCGCCAACTGGTCGCCTTCGCCCGCGCGTTGCTGGCCGACCCGGCGGTGCTGATCCTCGACGAGGCGACCAGCTCGCTGGACGTGCCGGGCGAACGGGCCGTGCAGCGGGCGATGTCGACGGTGCTGCGCGGGCGTACGGCCGTCGTCATCGCGCACCGGCTGTCGACCGTGGAGATCGCCGACCGGGTGCTGGTGATGGAGCACGGGCGGATCGTCGAGGACGGCACCCCGGACGAACTGATCGCCGGCACCGGCCGGTTCGCCGATCTGCACCACGCCTGGCGCGCCAGCCTGGCCTGA